A window of Carassius carassius chromosome 44, fCarCar2.1, whole genome shotgun sequence contains these coding sequences:
- the LOC132126597 gene encoding protein shisa-4-like, with protein sequence MSFYAVVILVLYIIFSVWQVSADEDCLWYVDKNGTWHNGFDCLPKTFCCGNCHRRYCCLDGFKMITEAGQKRCMLFHLSPSTIAGIASSILLFVAAIATMVCCFMCSCCYLYQRQRGRTPYEVQHIPMASYPVEHMYDASGKPIGHPDYPGYPMVPQYPGVPHHYPMMPQGPYHPNPPDAGYSQAAPPPYSPPQYPGH encoded by the exons ATGTCATTCTACGCCGTCGTTATACTGGTCCTTTATATTATTTTCTCTGTTTGGCAGG tgAGTGCAGATGAGGACTGCTTGTGGTACGTGGACAAAAATGGCACCTGGCACAATGGCTTTGACTGCCTGCCCAAAACCTTCTGCTGTGGGAACTGTCACCGCCGTTACTGCTGCCTGGATGGCTTCAAGATGATCACCGAGGCGGGACAGAAGCGCTGCATGCTTTTCCATCTCAG CCCTTCTACTATAGCTGGCATTGCTTCATCGATCCTGCTCTTTGTGGCTGCTATAGCAACTATGGTCTGTTGCTTCATGTGTTCCTGCTGTTATCTGTACCAGCGCCAACGTGGCAGAACTCCTTATGAAG TCCAGCATATTCCAATGGCCAGCTATCCTGTGGAGCACATGTACGATGCTTCTGGTAAACCCATTGGACATCCAGATTATCCTGGGTATCCAATGGTGCCACAATATCCAGGTGTCCCCCACCATTATCCTATGATGCCCCAGGGTCCTTATCATCCCAATCCTCCCGACGCAGGATACAGTCAAGCAG ctCCTCCACCATATTCCCCTCCACAGTACCCAGGGCACTGA
- the LOC132126560 gene encoding leiomodin-1-like: MSRRKVRGLTKTGRQVSEDPDLDSLLSNLSPEEMEELQKEVSVVPDPDPSEIIVVDQTDLKATAPVKKESQLSSQTDDFRSRFQRNLSTEGEPKKESRKQEYLRKMGLSQEMNTSASGSKDGGLQRTPSTSSFSKRDGRMEDRTCRVTEGSKDDTFGPSDLSRKDEESEKKVEVKDQNDRSKFKDRREMRESSSSKTRELISKLQEKKEDSKEKNKKEDCWKKESGESRAKEMISRMKEKQEKEMERKEEFRKREENKTRGYSSRLEEKQNQVLEDKLKEAKKDNEENKIRRLSEKVKESPLLEVKGLPENTEKEPQKAVRKTQEFAEKSIIDKETEDVQKQNEIVKEVHEPIKEEKIGNGVSDTISKSKTTDEEEEDESASMFDEDLERVCHNDPSMTDLNVNNSEVIKTKTLIQFSEALKNNTHIKVFSLANCRADDHVAYAIAETLCNNKSITSINLDSNLLTSKGVMALIRALQHNSTLTELRFHNQRHIIGGKSEMEMTKILKENTTLLKLGYHFELAGPRMTMTNILSRNMDRQRQKRLQEQKQAQAQGTGDKKDSLEVPKPGFGKSSPRASPRPSPIPSPIPSPAPSPKLTHKKRVSGFGGGQPPPPPPGGPPPPPPPMLDGDFLKNSLTPVSQRKLDNRSGGRGAQNSRDQLLASIRGTNIRQLKKVALPKLLQ; this comes from the exons ATGTCCCGGAGGAAAGTGAGGGGACTCACGAAAACCGGGCGACAGGTGAGCGAGGATCCGGACCTCGACAGTTTGCTGTCAAACCTGTCGCCCGAGGAAATGGAGGAGCTGCAGAAGGAGGTTTCTGTCGTTCCCGATCCAGATCCGAGTGAAATCATCGTTGTGGACCAAACAGATTTAAAAGCAACCGCGCCAGTTAAAAAGGAATCACAGCTGAGCAGCCAGACCGATGACTTCAGATCCCGCTTCCAGAGAAACCTTTCAACTGAG GGAGAGCCGAAGAAGGAGAGCCGGAAGCAAGAGTACCTGCGTAAGATGGGCCTAAGCCAAGAGATGAATACCTCCGCATCTGGTAGCAAAGATGGGGGACTTCAAAGGACCCCTTCCACCTCTTCCTTCTCTAAACGTGATGGTAGAATGGAGGACAGGACCTGCAGAGTCACAGAGGGCAGCAAAGATGACACATTTGGCCCATCTGACCTATCTAGGAAGGACGAGGAGAGTGAGAAGAAAGTAGAGGTGAAGGATCAAAATGATAGGAGTAAATTCAAAGATAGACGAGAGATGAGAGAAAGTAGTAGCAGCAAAACCAGGGAATTAATATCCAAGCTTCAGGAGAAGAAGGAGGAtagtaaagagaaaaataaaaaggaagACTGTTGGAAAAAGGAATCTGGGGAAAGTAGAGCAAAGGAGATGATTTCTAGGATGAAGGAGAAACAGGAGAAGGAAATGGAGAGAAAGGAAGAGTTTAGGAAgagagaggaaaacaaaactagaggctATTCATCCAGATTAGAGGAAAAACAAAATCAGGTTCTAGAAGATAAACTGAAAGAAGCCAAGAAGGacaatgaagaaaacaaaataagaagGTTAAGTGAAAAGGTGAAAGAGAGCCCCTTGTTGGAAGTAAAGGGACTTCCTGAAAATACAGAGAAAGAACCCCAAAAAGCTGTGAGGAAGACACAAGAATTTGCTGAAAAATCAATAATCGATAAGGAAACAGAGGATGTTCAGAAACAAAATGAAATTGTAAAGGAAGTTCATGAGCCCATTAAGGAAGAGAAAATTGGAAACGGTGTCTCAGACACTATTTCAAAAAGTAAGACAacagatgaggaagaggaggatgagtcGGCCAGCATGTTTGATGAAGATCTGGAGAGAGTTTGTCATAATGATCCAAGCATGACTGACCTTAACGTTAACAATTCTGAGGTCATTAAAACCAAAACGCTTATTCAGTTCTCAGAGGCCctaaaaaacaacacacacatcaAAGTATTTTCTTTGGCTAACTGCCGAGCTGATGACCATGTGGCTTATGCTATTGCAGAGACCTTGTGCAATAACAAAAGCATCACTAGCATCAATTTGGATTCCAATCTTCTTACTAGCAAAGGCGTTATGGCCTTGATCCGTGCCCTGCAACACAACTCCACCCTCACTGAGTTACGCTTCCACAACCAGCGACACATCATCGGAGGCAAGTCTGAGATGGAGATGACCAAAATCTTGAAAGAAAACACAACTCTTCTGAAATTGGGCTACCACTTTGAGTTAGCTGGCCCTCGTATGACCATGACCAATATTCTGAGTCGCAATATGGACCGTCAGCGGCAAAAGCGGCTGCAGGAACAGAAGCAGGCTCAAGCCCAAGGCACTGGAGACAAGAAAGACTCATTAGAAGTTCCAAAACCTGGCTTTGGTAAAAGCTCCCCGAGAGCTTCGCCCAGGCCATCTCCCATTCCTTCACCCATACCATCACCCGCCCCGTCACCCAAGTTGACTCATAAGAAAAGGGTCAGTGGGTTTGGTGGTGGACAACCACCTCCACCACCACCTGGAGGACCACCACCGCCTCCACCTCCAATGCTAGATGGAGATTTCCTGAAGAACTCCCTGACGCCCGTGTCACAAAGGAAGCTAGACAATAGGAGTGGTGGAAGAGGAGCTCAAAACTCAAGAGACCAACTTCTGGCTTCCATTAGAGGCACCAATATCAGACAGCTCAAAAAG GTTGCATTACCAAAGCTCTTGCAATAA
- the LOC132126442 gene encoding mitochondrial import inner membrane translocase subunit Tim17-A-like, producing MEEYAREPCPWRIVDDCGGAFTMGAIGGGIFQAVKGFRNSPSGMNHRMRGSLTAIRTRAPQLGGSFAVWGGLFSMIDCGLVKVRGKEDPWNSITSGAMTGAILAARNGPVAMVGSAAMGGILLALIEGAGILLTRFASAQFPTGPQFAEEPAPMPASSFGDYRQFQ from the exons ATGGAGGAGTACGCGAGGGAGCCATG CCCCTGGAGGATAGTGGACGACTGTGGGGGGGCCTTCACCATGGGGGCCATCGGTGGAGGGATCTTTCAGGCAGTCAAAGGCTTTAGAAACTCCCCTTCT GGAATGAATCACAGAATGAGGGGTAGCTTGACAGCCATAAGGACCAGAGCTCCACAACTAGGAG GAAGCTTTGCTGTGTGGGGTGGCCTCTTCTCAATGATTGATTGTGGGCTGGTCAAGGTGAGGGGCAAAGAAGACCCCTGGAACTCAATCACAAGTGGAGCCATGACAGGAGCCATTTTAGCAGCAAGAA ATGGGCCAGTGGCCATGGTTGGCTCTGCTGCAATGGGAGGTATACTGCTTGCATTAATAGAAGGTGCGGGAATTCTGCTCACGAGGTTCGCCTCGGCACAATTCCCAACTG GCCCACAGTTTGCAGAAGAACCTGCTCCCATGCCTGCTTCATCATTCGGAGACTATAGACAGTTCCAGTGA